In Flammeovirgaceae bacterium 311, one DNA window encodes the following:
- a CDS encoding phosphotransferase KptA/Tpt1 (COG1859 RNA:NAD 2'-phosphotransferase), whose amino-acid sequence MDNKRISKFLSLVLRHKPQALGVSLDAQGWALVEELLFKMQQKGMPVDLLKLQEVVATNDKQRFAFSADGSRIRASQGHSLPVELGLQPLEPPAVLYHGTATQYMTSILQEGLQAKSRQYVHLSADRVTARMVGQRHGKAVLLIIKAASMHNSGYTFFQAANGVWLTAHVPPLFLEIIEEIQ is encoded by the coding sequence ATGGATAATAAACGCATAAGCAAATTTTTAAGCCTGGTGTTGCGCCATAAACCCCAGGCGCTGGGTGTTAGCCTCGATGCCCAAGGCTGGGCCTTGGTTGAGGAGCTGCTGTTCAAAATGCAGCAGAAAGGCATGCCTGTAGATCTGCTAAAGCTACAGGAGGTAGTAGCCACTAATGATAAACAGCGTTTTGCTTTCAGTGCAGATGGCTCCAGGATCAGGGCCAGCCAGGGGCATTCCCTGCCGGTTGAGCTTGGCCTGCAGCCCCTGGAGCCTCCGGCGGTACTATATCACGGCACGGCCACGCAGTACATGACATCCATCCTGCAGGAGGGGCTGCAGGCTAAATCCAGGCAGTACGTACACCTCTCTGCCGACAGGGTTACTGCCAGAATGGTAGGGCAGCGGCATGGTAAGGCCGTGCTATTGATCATTAAAGCTGCCAGCATGCACAATAGCGGCTATACATTCTTTCAGGCTGCCAACGGCGTTTGGCTAACAGCGCATGTACCCCCTCTGTTTCTGGAGATTATAGAAGAAATTCAGTAA
- a CDS encoding glycogen debranching protein GlgX (COG1523 Type II secretory pathway, pullulanase PulA and related glycosidases), whose translation MNITVYPGNPYPLGATWDGKGVNFALYADNATGVDLCLFDSTESDVELIKIRMTERTHHVWHAYLPDIKPGQLYGYRVYGPYEPHNGHRFNPHKLLIDPYAKAVAGTIEWHDAMFGYEIGNPEKDLNPSEVDSAPYVPKSVVVDEAFDWEGDIAPKIPYHQTIIYETHVKGFTKMHPDIPEEIRGTYAGLAHPVTITYLKQLGITAVELLPIHHFITDRHLKEHGLTNYWGYNSIGFFAPDVRYSSSGVLGEQVVEFKNMVKALHKEGIEVILDVVYNHTGEGNHMGPTISFRGIDNASYYRLTDDKRYYMDYTGTGNTLNAMMPTVLRLIMDSLRYWVTEMHVDGFRFDLASALARELHDVDRLGSFFDIIHQDPVISQVKLIAEPWDIGEGGYQVGKFPAGWAEWNGKYRDTMRDYWRGEESILGEFAERLTGSSDLYRDDYRSPTASINFITAHDGFTLNDLVSYNEKHNEDNKENNNDGESHNRSWNCGVEGPTDDPTVVEIRERQKRNLLTTLFLSQGVPMLLAGDEISRTQGGNNNAYCQDNEISWINWHEADTELLQFTRKLIHLRKSHPTFCRRRWFQGQPIKGIGLEDIAWFAPNGKEMNEEKWNQDFAKALGVFKNGRGIHSRGPKGEHIIDDSFYLIFNAHHGPITFKLPPKKYGQHWNKVLDTSQNRVNEEMDTYLAGESVKINGRSIVLLEHPIF comes from the coding sequence ATGAATATTACAGTATATCCTGGCAATCCCTACCCCCTGGGCGCCACCTGGGATGGAAAGGGAGTTAATTTTGCACTCTATGCCGATAATGCCACCGGCGTTGACCTTTGCCTTTTCGATTCTACCGAATCTGATGTTGAGCTAATAAAAATACGCATGACCGAGCGTACACACCATGTGTGGCACGCTTACTTACCCGATATCAAACCCGGTCAATTGTATGGCTATCGAGTATATGGACCTTATGAGCCGCATAACGGACATAGATTCAATCCTCATAAACTACTGATAGACCCTTATGCAAAGGCTGTGGCCGGAACCATTGAATGGCACGATGCCATGTTTGGCTATGAAATCGGAAATCCGGAAAAAGACCTGAACCCAAGTGAGGTTGACAGTGCTCCCTATGTACCCAAATCAGTGGTGGTAGACGAGGCTTTCGATTGGGAAGGCGATATAGCCCCAAAGATTCCTTACCATCAGACCATTATTTATGAAACCCATGTAAAGGGCTTCACCAAAATGCACCCCGACATTCCGGAAGAAATCAGGGGTACCTATGCAGGACTGGCACACCCGGTTACCATCACTTACCTGAAGCAGCTGGGCATTACTGCTGTCGAACTTCTGCCCATCCATCACTTTATTACCGACCGTCACCTGAAAGAACACGGCCTTACCAATTACTGGGGCTATAACTCTATAGGTTTCTTTGCGCCGGATGTGCGCTATTCCAGCAGCGGTGTGCTCGGAGAGCAGGTAGTTGAGTTTAAAAACATGGTGAAAGCCCTGCATAAGGAAGGCATAGAGGTGATCCTGGATGTGGTGTACAACCATACCGGCGAAGGCAACCATATGGGACCCACCATCTCGTTCCGGGGCATCGATAACGCCTCCTACTACCGCCTTACCGATGACAAGCGCTACTATATGGACTACACCGGCACCGGTAACACGCTTAATGCGATGATGCCTACCGTATTACGCCTGATCATGGACAGCCTGCGCTACTGGGTTACCGAAATGCATGTGGATGGCTTCCGTTTCGACCTGGCCTCGGCCCTTGCCCGTGAGCTGCACGATGTAGACCGCCTTGGCTCCTTTTTTGATATTATTCACCAGGACCCCGTAATCTCGCAGGTTAAGCTGATTGCAGAGCCATGGGATATTGGTGAGGGCGGTTACCAGGTAGGTAAGTTTCCTGCCGGCTGGGCCGAATGGAACGGCAAGTACCGCGATACCATGCGCGACTACTGGCGCGGCGAAGAAAGTATCCTGGGTGAGTTTGCAGAGCGGCTTACCGGCAGCTCTGACCTTTACCGCGATGATTACCGCAGCCCTACCGCCAGCATTAACTTTATTACCGCACACGATGGCTTTACGCTTAACGACCTGGTGTCGTATAACGAGAAGCATAACGAAGACAACAAAGAGAATAACAATGATGGCGAAAGCCACAACCGCTCTTGGAACTGCGGGGTAGAAGGTCCTACCGACGATCCCACTGTTGTGGAGATCCGAGAGCGCCAGAAGCGAAATCTCCTGACCACCCTCTTTCTGTCGCAGGGCGTGCCCATGCTGCTGGCCGGCGATGAAATAAGCCGTACCCAGGGAGGCAACAATAACGCTTACTGCCAGGATAATGAGATATCCTGGATCAACTGGCATGAGGCCGATACGGAACTGCTGCAGTTTACACGAAAGCTGATTCATCTGCGCAAAAGCCACCCCACCTTTTGCCGCCGCCGCTGGTTTCAGGGGCAGCCCATTAAGGGAATTGGCTTGGAAGATATTGCCTGGTTTGCCCCCAACGGCAAAGAAATGAACGAAGAAAAATGGAACCAGGACTTTGCCAAAGCACTGGGTGTGTTCAAGAATGGCCGTGGCATTCACTCCCGCGGGCCAAAAGGCGAGCATATCATTGATGACAGCTTTTACCTGATCTTTAATGCCCATCATGGTCCTATTACCTTTAAGCTGCCCCCCAAGAAATACGGTCAGCACTGGAATAAAGTACTGGATACCAGCCAAAATCGTGTAAATGAAGAAATGGACACCTACCTGGCGGGAGAATCAGTTAAAATAAACGGCCGCTCCATTGTACTGCTGGAACATCCCATTTTTTAA
- a CDS encoding malto-oligosyltrehalose trehalohydrolase (COG0296 1,4-alpha-glucan branching enzyme) has translation MNKIDVDKRSLGVNFNKQGKAEVRVWAPLLEQVSIQVIDKATLPLEKEDLGYWHTATDKIKPGDLYKFVLENRDEEGENSRLERPDPASLSQPEGPHGPSQAINPISFKWNDHQWNNLPLEDYILYELHTGTFSEEGTFEGIAQKLDYLKELGITAIEIMPVAQFPGSRNWGYDGVYPYAVQNSYGGAAGLQHLVDACHQRGIAVVLDVVYNHMGPEGNYLNDYGPYFTDKYNTPWGKAINFDDAWSDGVRRYFIENVLMWFRDFHIDALRMDAVHAIKDFGPNHILREIKQHVNRLMEETGRRHYLIAEVDLNDTRFINPLEEGGRQSGGFGFDAQWIDEFHHALRVTAGEEKTGYYADFEGLQHLAKSYEDAYVYDGQYSPHRNKFFGTKAESNPGKQFVVFSQNHDQVGNRMLGERTSQLVSFEMQKLLAGAVLLSPYLPMLWMGEEWSETNPFLYFISHTDPELVEAVRKGRKAEFAHFHAKGEAPDPQSEKTFQQSKLQWQLLKQEPHQTMLRWYQALIKLRKDQPALRHLNRNHVTVKHNPKNGTLVLERRHEGQHVICLMNFSQKQQSIMLPTYRQEWRKLLDSAAAEWKSGNASESASSTVQLSATAGDTITLQPESLVLYASSRHA, from the coding sequence ATGAATAAAATAGATGTAGATAAACGCTCGCTTGGCGTAAACTTTAATAAACAGGGAAAGGCAGAGGTGCGGGTATGGGCGCCTCTGCTGGAGCAGGTGAGTATTCAGGTGATAGACAAGGCTACACTGCCACTTGAAAAAGAAGACCTGGGGTACTGGCATACTGCCACCGATAAGATCAAACCCGGCGACCTCTACAAATTTGTACTGGAAAATAGAGATGAAGAGGGGGAAAATTCGCGTTTGGAACGTCCTGATCCCGCCTCACTGTCCCAGCCCGAAGGTCCGCATGGCCCATCACAGGCCATCAACCCCATAAGCTTTAAATGGAATGATCATCAGTGGAATAACCTGCCGCTGGAAGACTATATCCTTTATGAGCTTCATACAGGCACTTTTTCAGAGGAAGGTACTTTTGAAGGCATTGCCCAGAAACTGGACTACCTGAAAGAGCTGGGCATTACTGCCATAGAAATTATGCCGGTAGCGCAGTTTCCCGGCAGCCGTAACTGGGGCTACGATGGCGTATATCCCTATGCTGTACAAAACTCATATGGTGGTGCTGCAGGCCTGCAGCACCTGGTAGATGCCTGCCACCAGCGGGGCATTGCCGTGGTGCTGGATGTGGTCTACAACCACATGGGCCCTGAAGGCAACTATCTGAACGACTACGGTCCTTACTTTACCGATAAATACAATACCCCCTGGGGCAAGGCCATCAATTTTGACGATGCCTGGAGCGATGGGGTTCGTCGCTATTTTATCGAAAATGTACTGATGTGGTTCCGCGATTTTCACATCGATGCCCTGCGCATGGATGCCGTGCATGCCATTAAAGATTTTGGCCCAAATCACATTCTGCGGGAAATTAAGCAGCACGTAAACCGCCTGATGGAAGAAACCGGCCGCCGCCACTACCTGATTGCCGAAGTAGACCTGAACGATACCCGCTTCATCAATCCACTGGAGGAAGGTGGCCGGCAATCCGGAGGCTTTGGCTTTGACGCCCAATGGATCGATGAATTTCACCATGCCCTTCGTGTGACGGCAGGCGAAGAAAAAACCGGATACTACGCCGACTTTGAGGGCTTGCAGCACCTGGCAAAATCTTATGAAGATGCCTATGTGTACGATGGCCAGTACTCGCCACACCGCAATAAGTTCTTTGGCACAAAAGCTGAAAGCAATCCGGGCAAGCAGTTTGTGGTGTTCTCCCAGAACCACGACCAGGTAGGCAACCGCATGCTGGGCGAACGTACCAGCCAGCTGGTGAGTTTTGAGATGCAGAAGCTCCTGGCAGGCGCTGTGCTCTTAAGTCCCTACCTGCCCATGCTCTGGATGGGCGAAGAGTGGAGCGAAACCAATCCTTTCCTCTACTTCATCAGCCACACAGACCCCGAGCTGGTAGAGGCAGTGCGCAAAGGGCGCAAGGCAGAGTTTGCCCACTTCCATGCCAAAGGCGAAGCACCAGATCCACAATCAGAAAAAACTTTTCAGCAATCGAAGCTGCAGTGGCAGTTGCTGAAACAGGAGCCCCACCAGACCATGCTGCGCTGGTACCAGGCACTTATCAAACTGCGTAAAGACCAGCCTGCCCTGCGCCACCTGAACCGCAACCATGTAACGGTGAAGCATAACCCAAAGAATGGTACGCTCGTGCTCGAGCGCAGGCACGAGGGGCAGCATGTTATTTGCCTGATGAACTTTTCCCAAAAGCAGCAGTCCATTATGCTGCCTACCTATCGGCAGGAATGGCGCAAGCTGCTAGATTCTGCCGCAGCTGAATGGAAGAGCGGAAATGCTTCTGAAAGCGCCAGCTCCACAGTTCAGCTTTCTGCCACCGCAGGAGATACCATTACCCTACAACCCGAATCCCTAGTTCTTTACGCCAGTAGTCGCCATGCTTAA
- a CDS encoding malto-oligosyltrehalose synthase (COG3280 Maltooligosyl trehalose synthase) — protein sequence MLNPVSTYRIQFHKDFSLKEFEKIIPYLQQLGVSTLYASPIFEATPGSTHGYDVVNPHQINPEIGTERKLKAISKKLQEANIGWLQDIVPNHMAYNQHNGWLMDVLEKGQLSKYAPFFDVAWNSKLYHGRIMVPFLGSPLEEVIKKEELQVNYEEPRLVLKYFDNAYPLHLRSYATILKAGQKKAPEAVQQLLDLIPDIQRVEEAVALGERMHEFQLQLASLMKNADTRDYLKACLKTVNSNKELLGQIAEEQAYRLCYWQETEKQINFRRFFTVNSLICLNIQDQQVFEHYHQYIKKLLDDGTISGLRVDHVDGLYDPGAYMEQLRALVGEDTHITIEKILEPGEELPKDWPIQGNTGYDFLSHVNNLFTNKSSKEAFTSFYEKLVADNTSVHEQIRQKKEFILYQRMAGELDNLHHLFLELDLSDKKRIDAIKPEELKTAIGEFLIQCPVYRYYGNQFPLDKAEAAAVADILKRSRKEKKELAPALALLEEVLLRKPQAGNKEYNQRALSFYQRCMQFTGPLMAKGVEDTLMYTYNRFVAHNEVGDAPEAFGLSTEEFHQKMIERQQHWPLSINATSTHDTKRGEDVRARLNVLTDLPDEWLQQVQEWQQTNWGLKQNAAPDVNDEYLIYQTLVGAYPMPEQDEDNFPDRIQEYLQKALREAKRHSNWSTPNEEYERATKDFALRLLDKDRPFWKNFQKFHRKLADFGIVNSLAQLLLKFTCPGVPDVYQGTELWDLSLVDPDNRRAVGYEQRRQWLEEFTQADPEGRETLLQTLWSNRYSAKIKLWLVHQLLQERRQQAELFEKGAYIPLQVTGKYSGHVLAFARRYQQNWSLVAVPLHLAALSKQQKKEIPALDWKDTRIVLPAEAPEEWQHLLTNTKGKAGDTGISVKELFKGMPLALLTLRQPISDRSAGTLMHITSLPSAFGVGDFGPEARAFAGFLSRSRQKYWQILPLNPTEAGTGHSPYSSYSSMAGNTLLLSPELLAAEGLLDAEELLSYHLTVQDKAEFDQAEKNKQELFEKAYQTYKTGNFKNLERQFRQFSEQEAEWLDSFALYLVLKQEHGSKPWYEWPEQYKLRQEKALKSFAKQQSDAIQKVKWLQFLFSKQWQELKTHCNNLGIQFFGDLPFYVSYDSVDVWANPHIFSLDEEGNMTGVAGVPPDYFNEDGQLWGMPVFKWDVLKEEGYAWWIRRIRKNMELYDLLRLDHFRAFADYWDVPAGEKTAKNGEWKQGPGADFFKALNKELGDLPFIAEDLGDINDAVYALRDDFGLPGMRVLQFAFGDEMPKSTYIPHNYTPNSVAYTGTHDNNTTRGWYRTDLPKADRQRMEEYVGQIVLEKEVHKVLGRLAYASVAKIAVLPIQDILGLDETARMNMPASTENNWLWRLQHEQLTPKHEAMLREWCRVYHRG from the coding sequence ATGCTTAATCCGGTTAGCACTTATCGCATACAGTTTCATAAAGATTTTTCTTTAAAGGAATTTGAAAAGATCATTCCCTACCTGCAGCAGCTGGGGGTGAGTACCCTCTATGCCTCTCCTATTTTTGAGGCCACCCCCGGCAGCACACATGGGTACGATGTGGTAAACCCACACCAGATCAATCCAGAAATCGGCACCGAGCGCAAGTTAAAAGCCATCAGCAAAAAGTTGCAGGAGGCCAACATTGGCTGGCTGCAGGATATTGTGCCCAACCACATGGCCTACAACCAGCACAATGGGTGGCTGATGGACGTATTGGAAAAAGGACAGCTCTCTAAATATGCTCCGTTTTTTGATGTAGCCTGGAACAGCAAGCTCTACCACGGCCGCATCATGGTGCCTTTTTTAGGCTCTCCCCTGGAGGAGGTAATAAAGAAGGAGGAGCTGCAGGTTAATTATGAGGAGCCACGCCTGGTGCTGAAATACTTCGACAACGCCTATCCGCTGCACCTGCGCTCTTATGCTACCATCCTGAAGGCAGGTCAAAAAAAGGCCCCGGAAGCCGTGCAACAGCTACTGGACCTGATTCCCGATATCCAGAGGGTGGAAGAAGCAGTAGCCCTGGGAGAGCGCATGCACGAATTTCAGCTGCAGCTGGCCAGCCTCATGAAAAATGCAGACACCCGGGATTATCTGAAAGCTTGCCTTAAAACAGTAAACAGCAATAAGGAACTGCTCGGCCAGATCGCCGAGGAGCAGGCCTACCGGCTGTGCTACTGGCAGGAAACCGAAAAGCAGATCAACTTCCGGCGCTTCTTTACCGTCAACAGCCTTATTTGCCTCAACATACAGGATCAGCAGGTATTTGAGCACTATCATCAGTACATTAAAAAACTGCTGGATGATGGCACTATTAGCGGCCTGCGTGTAGACCACGTAGATGGCCTCTACGACCCCGGGGCTTATATGGAACAGCTGCGGGCGCTGGTGGGAGAAGATACACACATCACCATCGAAAAAATTCTGGAGCCTGGCGAAGAACTTCCAAAGGATTGGCCCATCCAAGGCAACACCGGCTATGATTTTCTCTCCCATGTAAATAACCTCTTTACCAATAAAAGCAGCAAAGAGGCCTTTACTAGCTTTTACGAAAAGCTGGTGGCAGATAATACCTCTGTACATGAGCAGATTCGCCAGAAGAAAGAGTTTATCCTCTACCAGCGCATGGCTGGTGAGCTCGATAACCTGCACCACCTCTTCCTGGAGCTGGACCTGTCAGATAAAAAGAGGATAGATGCCATCAAGCCCGAAGAACTAAAAACTGCCATTGGTGAATTCCTGATCCAGTGCCCGGTATACCGCTACTATGGTAACCAGTTTCCACTGGATAAAGCCGAAGCTGCTGCCGTAGCCGATATCCTGAAAAGGAGCCGTAAAGAGAAAAAAGAGCTGGCCCCTGCACTGGCCCTGCTGGAAGAAGTGCTGCTGCGCAAACCACAGGCAGGGAATAAAGAATACAACCAGCGCGCGCTAAGCTTTTACCAGCGCTGCATGCAGTTTACTGGTCCGCTCATGGCCAAGGGCGTGGAAGACACCCTGATGTACACCTACAACCGTTTTGTAGCCCATAATGAAGTAGGCGATGCCCCCGAAGCTTTTGGTTTGTCTACCGAAGAGTTTCATCAGAAGATGATAGAACGGCAGCAGCACTGGCCGCTCTCCATCAACGCCACCTCTACCCACGATACAAAGCGGGGTGAAGATGTGCGCGCACGCCTGAATGTGCTTACCGACCTACCCGATGAATGGCTGCAGCAAGTGCAGGAGTGGCAGCAAACCAACTGGGGGCTTAAGCAAAATGCTGCACCCGATGTCAACGACGAGTACCTGATTTACCAGACGCTGGTTGGGGCTTACCCCATGCCGGAGCAGGACGAGGACAATTTCCCGGATCGCATCCAGGAATACCTGCAAAAGGCTTTGCGAGAGGCCAAGCGCCACTCTAACTGGAGCACGCCTAACGAAGAGTATGAAAGAGCCACCAAAGACTTTGCCCTGCGCCTGCTGGATAAAGACAGGCCATTCTGGAAAAACTTTCAGAAGTTTCACCGGAAGCTGGCCGATTTCGGTATAGTAAATTCGCTGGCACAGCTGCTGCTGAAATTTACCTGCCCCGGCGTGCCGGATGTATACCAGGGCACAGAGCTCTGGGACCTAAGCCTGGTAGACCCCGACAACCGCCGTGCCGTTGGCTACGAGCAGCGCCGCCAGTGGCTGGAAGAATTTACCCAAGCCGATCCCGAAGGGAGGGAAACCCTGCTGCAGACACTTTGGAGCAACCGCTACAGTGCTAAGATAAAGCTATGGCTGGTACACCAGCTGCTGCAGGAGCGCAGGCAGCAGGCCGAGCTATTCGAAAAAGGCGCCTATATTCCCCTGCAGGTAACGGGTAAGTATAGTGGCCATGTGCTGGCATTTGCCCGCCGCTACCAGCAAAACTGGAGCCTTGTGGCAGTGCCGCTGCACCTGGCGGCCCTGAGCAAACAACAGAAAAAAGAGATTCCGGCCCTGGACTGGAAGGATACCCGTATTGTACTCCCCGCAGAAGCACCCGAAGAATGGCAGCACCTGCTGACAAACACGAAAGGAAAAGCAGGAGATACAGGTATTTCCGTAAAAGAGCTCTTTAAAGGCATGCCCCTGGCCTTACTCACGCTCCGGCAGCCCATTAGCGACCGCAGTGCCGGTACACTTATGCACATTACCTCCCTGCCCTCGGCTTTTGGGGTTGGCGATTTTGGGCCTGAAGCAAGAGCCTTTGCCGGTTTCTTAAGCCGCAGCCGCCAGAAATACTGGCAGATCCTGCCCCTCAACCCTACCGAAGCGGGCACCGGCCACTCTCCTTACAGCTCTTACTCCAGCATGGCCGGCAACACCCTGCTGCTAAGCCCCGAGCTGCTGGCAGCAGAGGGTTTGCTGGATGCCGAAGAGCTGCTCAGCTACCACCTGACCGTACAGGATAAAGCCGAGTTTGATCAGGCCGAAAAAAACAAGCAAGAGCTGTTTGAAAAAGCCTATCAAACCTACAAAACCGGAAATTTCAAAAACCTGGAGCGGCAGTTCCGGCAATTTAGCGAGCAGGAGGCCGAATGGCTCGACAGCTTTGCCCTGTACCTGGTGCTCAAACAGGAGCATGGCAGCAAGCCCTGGTACGAGTGGCCGGAGCAGTATAAGCTGCGCCAGGAGAAGGCCCTGAAAAGCTTTGCCAAGCAGCAGTCAGATGCCATTCAAAAAGTAAAATGGCTGCAGTTTCTCTTCAGCAAGCAGTGGCAGGAGCTCAAAACCCATTGTAATAACCTGGGCATCCAGTTCTTTGGCGACCTGCCCTTCTACGTAAGTTACGATTCTGTAGATGTATGGGCCAACCCCCACATCTTTAGCCTGGATGAGGAAGGAAACATGACCGGTGTTGCCGGCGTACCACCCGATTACTTCAATGAAGATGGGCAGCTCTGGGGCATGCCGGTATTTAAATGGGATGTACTGAAAGAAGAAGGCTATGCCTGGTGGATCCGCAGGATCCGCAAGAACATGGAGCTGTACGACCTGCTGCGGCTGGATCATTTCCGTGCCTTTGCCGATTACTGGGATGTGCCTGCGGGCGAAAAAACCGCCAAAAATGGTGAATGGAAGCAGGGACCGGGCGCAGATTTCTTCAAAGCCCTTAACAAGGAGCTTGGTGACCTGCCCTTTATTGCCGAAGACCTGGGCGACATTAACGATGCTGTGTATGCCTTAAGGGATGATTTTGGCCTGCCGGGTATGCGGGTACTGCAGTTTGCCTTTGGCGACGAGATGCCTAAATCAACCTACATCCCGCACAACTACACACCCAACTCGGTGGCCTATACCGGCACCCACGATAATAATACCACCCGTGGCTGGTACCGCACCGACCTGCCCAAAGCCGACCGCCAGCGAATGGAGGAGTATGTAGGACAGATTGTGCTGGAGAAAGAGGTGCATAAGGTATTGGGTCGTCTTGCTTATGCTTCAGTGGCTAAAATTGCCGTGCTCCCCATCCAGGATATCCTGGGGCTGGACGAAACCGCCCGCATGAACATGCCTGCCTCTACCGAAAACAACTGGCTCTGGCGCCTCCAGCATGAGCAGCTAACCCCTAAGCACGAAGCAATGCTAAGGGAATGGTGCCGGGTGTACCATCGGGGGTAA
- a CDS encoding transposase, IS200 family protein (COG1943 Transposase and inactivated derivatives) — protein sequence MRMSRKYKILNKEGLYFVSFATVYWIDVFVRDLYFFSVVESLDYCRKTKGMEIYSWCIMPSHVHLIFRAKANNPGDLLRDFKSFTSKKLQKLLEENIQESRREWMLWMMERAGKINSNVKHRQFWQQHNQPIELWSAEVIQQKVDYIHLNPVEAGFVLEPHHWKYSSAIDYSGGKGLLEIDFS from the coding sequence ATGAGAATGAGCAGGAAATATAAAATTCTTAATAAAGAGGGCTTATACTTTGTAAGTTTTGCTACTGTTTATTGGATTGATGTATTCGTGCGTGACCTCTATTTTTTTTCAGTAGTAGAGAGTCTTGATTATTGTAGAAAGACTAAAGGAATGGAAATTTACTCCTGGTGCATTATGCCCAGTCATGTTCATCTTATATTCAGGGCAAAAGCAAATAATCCTGGAGATCTGTTAAGAGATTTCAAATCTTTTACATCAAAAAAGTTGCAGAAGCTATTGGAAGAAAATATTCAGGAAAGCAGACGGGAATGGATGCTTTGGATGATGGAGCGGGCAGGAAAGATAAATAGTAATGTCAAGCACAGGCAATTCTGGCAGCAACATAATCAACCCATTGAACTATGGAGTGCTGAAGTGATTCAGCAAAAAGTAGATTATATACATTTAAACCCTGTAGAAGCTGGATTTGTACTTGAACCTCATCATTGGAAATATAGTAGTGCTATTGATTACAGCGGAGGCAAAGGGCTGCTTGAAATTGATTTTTCATGA
- a CDS encoding XRE family transcriptional regulator (COG1680 Beta-lactamase class C and other penicillin binding proteins), protein MKTLSHTLYIFVLLLLNACASHTEIKKLDNSGIDAATLTNEVQRLVEQAQVHGLALAVFSEHQLVYKNTFGYGRFDTKTPLTDSTNLYGASLSKAVFGVLVMQLVEEGVIDLDTPLQHYLPRKIWEYEPRTRWHDDYAALTSDSLYHKITARMCLSHTSGFPNWRWFEADQKLKVLDTPGTRYRYSGEGMTYLQVVLERMLKKDLEELAQEKIFQPLGMHNTSYTWQPQFEDDFAYGHAATGALLGKDKDNEARGASTLETTLEDYSKFMEAVLQQKLLSPASYRELFATQIRIHSLRQFGPLSLKDSTLNDAIALGYGLGWGVLQSPYGVGAFKEGGGSGFHHYSIIYPEAGIGVLIMTNSDNGTGIFKELLALTIADTYSPTEWNNYVPYQEKAPIADSLYGYQCSPCNQACDSLTFTDPGKCPHCQMGLVPKISLVRGE, encoded by the coding sequence ATGAAAACACTATCACACACCCTATACATTTTTGTTCTCTTACTCCTGAATGCCTGTGCCTCGCATACCGAAATAAAAAAGCTAGACAATAGCGGTATAGATGCTGCTACATTAACAAATGAGGTACAAAGGCTGGTGGAGCAGGCTCAGGTACATGGACTTGCCCTGGCAGTGTTCAGTGAGCACCAGCTTGTTTACAAAAACACTTTTGGCTACGGGCGTTTTGATACAAAAACACCCCTTACAGATTCCACCAATCTTTACGGAGCCTCCCTTAGCAAGGCAGTATTTGGCGTGCTGGTGATGCAACTGGTGGAAGAAGGCGTGATTGACCTGGATACACCCCTGCAGCATTACTTGCCCAGGAAGATATGGGAATACGAGCCCCGCACGCGCTGGCACGACGACTATGCCGCGCTGACCTCTGACTCCCTCTACCACAAAATTACTGCGCGCATGTGCCTAAGCCATACCTCTGGCTTTCCAAACTGGCGCTGGTTCGAAGCAGATCAAAAGCTGAAAGTGTTAGATACACCCGGTACGCGCTACCGCTACTCCGGAGAGGGCATGACCTACCTGCAGGTGGTGCTGGAGCGTATGCTGAAAAAGGACCTGGAAGAACTGGCGCAGGAGAAAATTTTTCAGCCGCTGGGCATGCACAACACCAGCTATACCTGGCAACCCCAATTCGAAGATGACTTCGCCTACGGCCATGCGGCCACGGGAGCCCTTTTAGGTAAAGATAAAGACAACGAAGCCAGGGGAGCCAGCACACTGGAAACTACCCTGGAGGATTACAGCAAATTCATGGAAGCAGTGCTGCAGCAAAAACTCCTTAGCCCTGCTTCTTACCGGGAGCTTTTTGCTACTCAAATAAGAATTCACTCCTTACGGCAGTTTGGCCCTTTGTCACTGAAGGATTCTACGCTCAATGATGCCATTGCCCTGGGATATGGTTTGGGTTGGGGTGTTTTACAATCGCCTTACGGAGTAGGGGCTTTCAAAGAAGGAGGTGGAAGTGGGTTTCATCACTATTCTATTATCTATCCCGAAGCAGGCATTGGCGTGCTGATCATGACCAATAGCGATAACGGCACAGGCATCTTCAAAGAGCTGCTGGCGCTTACCATTGCCGATACCTACTCACCCACCGAGTGGAACAATTACGTGCCCTACCAGGAAAAGGCCCCCATCGCAGATTCCCTCTATGGCTACCAGTGCAGCCCCTGTAACCAGGCCTGCGATAGTCTGACTTTTACAGATCCAGGGAAGTGCCCGCATTGCCAAATGGGACTAGTGCCTAAGATTTCGCTGGTGAGGGGGGAGTAG